From Deltaproteobacteria bacterium, one genomic window encodes:
- a CDS encoding serine hydroxymethyltransferase: MSVLKNYDPELYEAIKNETERQEYKLELIASENIVSEAVLEAQGSVMTNKYAEGYPGKRYYGGCEYVDVAERLAIERAKFLFGADHVNVQPHSGSQANMAVYLSVLKPGDTILGMNLSHGGHLTHGSPVNFSGIFYKVVPYGVRKDNQRIDMDEVRDLAKKNSPKMIVVGASAYPRIIDFKAFEDIAKEVGAKVMVDIAHIAGLVATGLHPSPVPHAEFVTTTTHKTLRGPRAGMIMCREEFAKGVDKLIFPGIQGGPLMHVIAAKAVAFKEALEPAFKVYQQQILKNAKALSEELTKLGYNLVSGGTDNHLMLIDLTKQDITGKEAEEALGKAGITVNKNTVPFETRSPFVTSGVRVGVPAATTKGMKEAEMKVIGSFIDRAIKNRANEAELTKVKHEVIELCRKFPFYKERVENL; this comes from the coding sequence ATGTCGGTACTAAAGAACTACGACCCCGAGCTCTACGAGGCTATAAAGAACGAGACCGAGAGACAGGAATATAAGCTCGAACTCATAGCATCGGAGAATATAGTCAGCGAGGCAGTGCTCGAAGCCCAGGGCAGCGTCATGACGAATAAGTACGCAGAGGGCTATCCTGGTAAACGCTACTATGGAGGCTGCGAGTACGTGGACGTTGCCGAAAGGCTCGCGATAGAGAGGGCGAAGTTCCTCTTTGGCGCAGACCACGTGAACGTGCAGCCGCATTCGGGCTCGCAGGCAAATATGGCTGTGTATCTGTCGGTGCTAAAGCCCGGGGACACTATACTTGGCATGAACCTCTCGCACGGCGGCCACCTTACGCACGGAAGCCCGGTGAATTTTTCCGGTATTTTCTATAAGGTAGTTCCCTACGGCGTGAGGAAAGACAACCAGCGTATAGACATGGACGAGGTGAGGGATCTTGCAAAGAAGAACTCGCCAAAGATGATAGTCGTCGGCGCGAGCGCGTACCCGAGGATAATAGACTTCAAGGCCTTCGAGGACATCGCTAAAGAGGTCGGCGCAAAGGTCATGGTCGATATCGCGCACATAGCCGGGCTTGTGGCAACAGGGCTTCATCCTTCCCCAGTGCCGCACGCTGAGTTCGTCACTACGACCACGCATAAGACGCTTAGAGGCCCGAGGGCGGGCATGATAATGTGCCGTGAGGAGTTCGCAAAGGGCGTTGATAAGCTCATATTCCCTGGCATACAGGGCGGGCCGCTCATGCACGTCATTGCGGCAAAGGCCGTTGCCTTTAAAGAAGCGCTCGAGCCTGCGTTCAAGGTCTACCAGCAGCAGATACTCAAAAACGCCAAGGCCCTTTCCGAGGAGCTTACCAAGCTCGGATATAACCTCGTTTCAGGCGGCACAGATAACCACCTGATGCTTATTGACCTGACAAAGCAGGATATCACGGGTAAAGAGGCAGAGGAGGCGCTCGGAAAGGCAGGTATTACCGTCAATAAGAATACAGTACCTTTTGAGACCAGAAGCCCGTTTGTTACAAGCGGCGTGCGCGTAGGCGTGCCTGCTGCAACGACAAAGGGCATGAAGGAAGCAGAGATGAAGGTAATAGGCTCCTTCATAGACAGAGCCATCAAGAACAGGGCAAACGAGGCCGAGCTTACGAAGGTAAAGCACGAGGTCATCGAGCTTTGCAGGAAGTTCCCGTTCTATAAGGAGAGGGTGGAGAACCTTTAG
- a CDS encoding selenium metabolism-associated LysR family transcriptional regulator — MELRFLDVFIAVMELKSFSKAAERLSLTQPTISSHIKALEDEVGLKLLDRVGRSVVPTRAGTLLYKHAREIALTRVKALQAIKEFKGELGGTVSIGGSTIPGEYLLPKYIGRFRAAFPKVRVTLKISDSRGIEAMLKAGDIELGVVGAKPSDKRFISREFLKDELVLAASARHFKEVKAVSAKDLCRIPLVIREDGSGTRKTLDAALKKAGVDVDALDIAAELGSTEAVKRGLMEGLGMAFVSKYAVENEVRCKSLRLLKVRGIELKRSFFVITDRTRTLSPACKVFTDKVLFASL, encoded by the coding sequence ATGGAGCTTAGATTTCTCGATGTGTTCATAGCGGTGATGGAGCTTAAAAGCTTTTCAAAGGCAGCGGAGAGGTTATCTCTTACGCAGCCGACGATAAGCAGCCACATAAAGGCCCTTGAGGACGAGGTCGGGCTAAAGCTCCTTGACAGGGTCGGCAGAAGTGTCGTGCCAACACGTGCAGGGACGCTTCTATATAAGCACGCCAGAGAAATCGCGCTTACGCGGGTCAAGGCGCTTCAGGCAATCAAGGAATTCAAGGGAGAACTTGGCGGCACGGTCTCGATTGGAGGCTCTACCATACCAGGGGAGTATCTTTTGCCAAAGTACATCGGCCGCTTCAGGGCCGCTTTCCCAAAGGTCAGGGTTACGCTTAAGATAAGTGACAGCCGCGGCATCGAGGCAATGCTAAAGGCCGGGGACATAGAGCTTGGGGTTGTAGGGGCAAAGCCTTCTGACAAGAGGTTTATATCGCGTGAATTCCTGAAGGACGAGCTTGTCCTTGCGGCTTCGGCAAGGCATTTTAAGGAAGTAAAGGCCGTTAGCGCAAAAGACCTTTGCCGCATACCGCTTGTGATAAGAGAGGACGGCTCTGGAACGAGAAAAACACTCGATGCTGCACTTAAGAAGGCAGGCGTGGATGTCGACGCCCTGGATATCGCGGCCGAGCTTGGCTCCACAGAGGCGGTAAAAAGAGGGCTTATGGAGGGGCTCGGAATGGCCTTTGTCTCGAAGTACGCTGTCGAGAATGAGGTAAGGTGCAAAAGCCTCAGACTTCTGAAGGTGCGTGGCATTGAGCTAAAGCGGAGCTTTTTCGTCATCACGGACAGGACGCGCACGCTTTCCCCGGCCTGCAAGGTATTTACAGATAAGGTGCTCTTCGCTTCTCTATAG
- the fabF gene encoding beta-ketoacyl-ACP synthase II, translated as MRRVVVTGLGIVSPLGTGVDKAWTNALKGTSAVDYITRFDIADFPVKIAAEVKDFNAEELIDKKEIKKMDLFIQYAFHAAIRAYEDSGYKITEENAERAGVYIGAGIGGLPAIEHWHSVLKEKGPSRVTPFFIPMVIINLASGQVSIKIGAKGPNSCAVTACATGTHSIGDAYKIIQRGDADMMVAGGTEATITPLCVAGFNAMKALSTRNDSPKTASRPFDKDRDGFVVGEGAGVLVLEEMESAKKRGARIYAEVAGYGMNSDAFHMTTPSEGGVGASKCIGLALKDAGVNPEDIDYINAHGTSTYYNDFYETMAIKRVFGDHAKKLAISSTKSMTGHLLGAAGGIEAVFTSLAVHHSKIPPTINYTTPDPECDLDYVPNAARDKELRVAVSNSFGFGGTNAVLVFKKFNG; from the coding sequence ATGAGAAGAGTCGTTGTAACGGGTCTTGGCATAGTAAGCCCGCTTGGCACGGGTGTCGATAAGGCGTGGACAAACGCTCTTAAAGGCACGAGTGCCGTCGATTATATAACAAGGTTCGATATCGCGGATTTTCCGGTAAAGATAGCAGCCGAGGTAAAGGACTTCAATGCCGAGGAGCTTATCGATAAAAAGGAAATCAAGAAGATGGACCTTTTTATCCAGTACGCCTTCCACGCGGCAATAAGGGCTTACGAAGATTCAGGCTATAAGATAACCGAAGAGAACGCGGAGAGGGCAGGCGTTTACATCGGCGCCGGTATCGGCGGCCTTCCGGCCATAGAGCACTGGCACAGTGTACTTAAGGAAAAGGGCCCGTCCAGGGTAACGCCGTTCTTCATCCCCATGGTCATCATAAACCTCGCAAGCGGTCAGGTGTCGATTAAAATCGGCGCAAAGGGGCCTAACTCCTGTGCCGTCACGGCCTGCGCAACGGGAACGCATTCCATAGGCGACGCGTATAAGATTATACAAAGAGGCGATGCCGACATGATGGTTGCCGGAGGCACCGAGGCTACCATTACGCCGCTTTGCGTTGCCGGGTTTAACGCAATGAAGGCGCTCTCCACTCGAAATGATTCGCCGAAGACCGCGAGCCGGCCGTTTGATAAGGACCGCGACGGCTTTGTAGTCGGCGAGGGCGCTGGAGTGCTCGTGCTTGAAGAAATGGAGAGCGCGAAGAAGAGGGGCGCACGCATATACGCAGAGGTAGCCGGGTACGGCATGAACTCGGACGCCTTCCACATGACGACCCCTTCGGAGGGCGGCGTGGGCGCTTCGAAATGCATCGGGCTTGCCTTAAAGGACGCGGGAGTAAATCCCGAAGACATAGATTATATAAATGCGCACGGCACATCCACCTACTATAACGACTTTTACGAGACCATGGCCATTAAACGCGTCTTTGGCGACCACGCAAAGAAACTCGCCATAAGCTCGACAAAGAGCATGACAGGGCATCTTCTTGGCGCTGCAGGCGGCATAGAGGCCGTGTTCACGAGTCTTGCAGTGCATCATTCCAAGATTCCGCCGACCATCAACTACACAACCCCTGACCCGGAGTGCGACCTTGATTACGTGCCAAACGCGGCGCGCGATAAGGAACTTAGGGTAGCGGTCTCCAATTCCTTCGGCTTTGGCGGCACCAACGCAGTGCTTGTCTTTAAGAAGTTCAATGGCTGA
- a CDS encoding DUF3343 domain-containing protein, with the protein MSYILTFGSTHTVLKAEEVLKEKGVAFRLDPAPKSLTEGCELVITAEEGNLKELIKVLGNACISPVSIYERSGDKLKKAEGNYGA; encoded by the coding sequence ATGAGCTATATTCTTACATTCGGATCCACTCACACGGTGCTTAAGGCCGAGGAGGTCTTGAAGGAAAAAGGCGTTGCCTTCAGGCTCGACCCTGCGCCAAAGAGCCTTACCGAGGGCTGTGAGCTTGTGATTACGGCAGAGGAGGGTAATCTCAAGGAGCTTATAAAAGTTCTTGGTAATGCTTGTATCTCACCCGTTTCTATATACGAACGGAGCGGCGATAAGCTAAAAAAAGCCGAGGGGAATTATGGAGCTTAG
- the acpP gene encoding acyl carrier protein, with the protein MATETRVKKIIAEQLNVSEDEVKPGASFMDDLGADSLDIVEMVMALEEEFSVEIPDEDVEKIKTVGEVVSYIEKKVK; encoded by the coding sequence ATGGCAACGGAAACAAGGGTTAAGAAGATAATAGCCGAGCAGCTAAACGTCTCCGAGGACGAAGTAAAGCCGGGCGCGTCCTTTATGGACGACCTTGGCGCCGATTCCCTCGACATAGTCGAGATGGTCATGGCGCTCGAGGAGGAGTTCTCGGTAGAGATACCCGATGAGGATGTCGAGAAGATAAAGACCGTCGGCGAGGTCGTTTCCTACATCGAGAAGAAGGTAAAGTAG
- the rpiB gene encoding ribose 5-phosphate isomerase B, whose amino-acid sequence MSKKIAIASDHAGREMKEELKKCIAELGYEGVDMGTDSDASVDYPDYAMKVAEKVSEGEIERGILVCGTGIGMSIAANKYKNVRAALASDVYTAKMSREHNDANILVIGGRVTPKDTAREMVKAWLEAKFEGGRHQKRLDKIKGLES is encoded by the coding sequence ATGAGTAAAAAAATAGCAATAGCAAGCGACCATGCCGGGCGCGAGATGAAGGAAGAACTGAAAAAGTGCATCGCAGAGCTCGGCTACGAAGGCGTTGACATGGGCACCGACTCGGACGCAAGTGTCGATTACCCGGATTACGCCATGAAGGTCGCCGAGAAGGTCTCCGAGGGCGAGATCGAACGCGGCATACTTGTCTGCGGCACGGGCATAGGCATGAGCATCGCGGCAAATAAGTATAAGAACGTGAGAGCCGCGCTCGCAAGCGACGTGTACACGGCAAAGATGTCGAGAGAGCATAACGACGCCAATATACTTGTAATCGGCGGACGCGTCACGCCAAAGGATACGGCAAGAGAGATGGTGAAGGCGTGGCTGGAGGCGAAGTTCGAAGGCGGCAGGCATCAAAAGAGGCTCGACAAGATAAAAGGGCTTGAGAGCTGA